The genomic region CACTCTGGTGGGCTATGAAAAGATTGGTAGCGGTCGAGTCACGGTGATCGTACGAGGCGACGTTTCGGAAGTGCAAGCTTCAGTATCCGCTGGTATAGATTCCGTCAAGCGCGTGAATGGCGGACAGGTCTTGTCTACCCACATCATCGCTCGTCCTCACGAAAACCTAGAATACGTGCTGCCGATTCGTTATACAGAAGCTGTAGAACAGTTCCGCGAGAGCGTCAGCGGCATCCGTCCTTACAACAGACCGTAACCCTGAATGCAAATCGCTCAAGTTCGGGGTACGGTTGTCAGTACCCACAAAGAACCAAGTTTGCGAGGAGCCAAGCTACTGTTGTTGCAATTTATCGATGCTGACGGTCGCCTGCTACCTAAATATGAGGTAGCAGCCGATTGGATAGGTGCTGGTGTGGATGAGTGGGTTTTAGTTAGTCGCGGCAGTGCTGCCCGTCAGATCGACGGCAATCAATCGCGTCCCCTAGATGCATTGGTAGTAGGAATTATCGATACTGTCAGCGTAGACAATCGCAACCTGTACAGCAAAAGAGAGCAAGATCGATCGAGCTTTCCTTAGGCGATCGCGGCAAAGTCAATTCATGGCAACAGGATATTTCAGAGGATTTTAACGTATGGTAGCCCGCAGCTATGCTGCCCCGCCTACCCCCTGGTCGAAAAATTTGGCAGAGCCACAGATTGACGAAACTGCATACGTACATTCCTTCTCCAACGTGATTGGGAACGTCCATATCAGTTCTAACGTCCTAATCGCGCCAGGAACTTCAATTCGCGCCGATGAAGGCACTCCTTTTCATATCGGTGCAGGCACGAACGTGCAGGATGGGGTAGTGATTCACGGACTGGAACAAGGTCGCGTGATCGGGGACGATGGCAAACAATATTCGGTATGGATCGGGAAAAATACTTCCATTACTCACATGGCGTTGATCCACGGACCGGCATACGTGGGAGACGATTGCTTCATCGGCTTTCGTTCCACCGTATTCAACGCCAGGGTTGGTAATGGGTGCATTGTCATGATGCACGTTCTGATCCAAGATGTAGAGATTCCGGCTGGGAAGTACGTACCTTCGGGAGCGACAATTACCAACCAACAGCAAGCCGATCGCTTACCCGACGTGCAACAAGTAGACCGAGAGTTTGCGCATCACGTCATTGGGGTCAATAACGCGCTGCGATCGGGTTATCTTTGTGCTGACGATAAGGCTTGCATCACCCCCATTCGCGACGAGCTGTCACAACCTCAAGCGGATGGGGATAAAGGCGTTAATGGGAGTGCTAGTGGAATCATGGGTAGAAGATTGAATACAGAAGCAGTGGAGCAAGTGCGACACCTATTGTCGCAAGGATACAAGATTGGCACAGAACACGTAGACCAGCGCCGTTTCCGCACTGGAACGTGGAAGAGTTGCACGCCACTCGAACCTCGCTCGGAGTCAGAGGCGATCGCGGCTTTAGAATCTTGTTTGGCAGAACATGAAGGCGAATACGTCCGCTTGTTTGGGATTGACCCCAAACGCAGGCAGCGAGTATTAGAAACAATTATTCAAAGACCTAACGGACAAGCCTTAATCCAAAGTAACGGCGCGGCGAGAGTTAGCGTACCACCAGCTAGCAGCAGCTACCGCAGTAGTGCGGCTAGCAGTGGCAGCTATGGCGGTGGCTCGACAGGCAGTTATCAACTGGATTCCGAGACCGTCGAGCAAATTCGCGGTTTGCTAGCACAAGGCTATCAAGTTGGGACGGAACATGTCGATCGCCGTCGCTTCCGCACCGGTTCTTGGGCTAGCTGCGGCACGATTAACTCTAACCAGTTATCTCAGGTCATTTCAGCCGTGGAAGCCAGTCTCGCTGAGTTTTCAGGGGAGTACGTGCGCTTGATCGGCGTTGACCCCAGACGCAGACAGCGGGTACTAGAAACCATTATTCAGCGTCCCGACGGATCAGTGGTTTCTCAGTCAGCAGGTCATTCAGCAGGTCATTCAGCAGGTCATTCTAACTACGCCTCTACTCCTTCATATGGTAATGGCAGTAGTTCCAATTCAGGTAGGGTAACGAGTTCTAAGCTGGGGGGCGATGTTGTAGACCAAGTACGCCACCTATTGGCATCTGGGCATACAATTGGCTCGGAACACGTAGACCAACGCCGTTTCCGCACTGGTTCTTGGCAGAGTTGTAGTCCGATTACTACCAGAAATGAGTCAGAGGTAGTAAACGCGCTGGAAACTTGCCTAGCTAACCACCCTGGTGAATACGTCCGGTTGGTCGGGATTGACTCCAAACAAAAACGACGGGTGCTGGAAACAATTATCCAACGTCCCTAGTACCAGGGAATCGTAGGGGCGGGTTTTGTCTGAATTCTTTGCTAATTTGCAAAACATATTTGCTAAACCCGCCCGTACAGGAATCAAGAGTAGGAGTAAGTCAAAAGTCAAAAGTCAAAAGTTAAAATTACCTTCTGGCTCCCTCCTGTCTCCTATCTTCTGTCTCCTGTTCAAAGGTTTCAATTTAAATGTCTTTATCGCCACTACACCCAATTGGTAACTTTAATTCGCATATCAGTGGCGAGGTGATAATCGATCGCACGGCAGCGATCGCTCCTGGGGTAGTTTTCCATGCCGACCCAAACAGTAAAATTATTATTGCAGCGGGAGTATGTATCGGCATGGGAGTCGTGCTGCACGCCCATGACGGA from Chroococcidiopsis sp. SAG 2025 harbors:
- a CDS encoding ribulose bisphosphate carboxylase small subunit, coding for MVARSYAAPPTPWSKNLAEPQIDETAYVHSFSNVIGNVHISSNVLIAPGTSIRADEGTPFHIGAGTNVQDGVVIHGLEQGRVIGDDGKQYSVWIGKNTSITHMALIHGPAYVGDDCFIGFRSTVFNARVGNGCIVMMHVLIQDVEIPAGKYVPSGATITNQQQADRLPDVQQVDREFAHHVIGVNNALRSGYLCADDKACITPIRDELSQPQADGDKGVNGSASGIMGRRLNTEAVEQVRHLLSQGYKIGTEHVDQRRFRTGTWKSCTPLEPRSESEAIAALESCLAEHEGEYVRLFGIDPKRRQRVLETIIQRPNGQALIQSNGAARVSVPPASSSYRSSAASSGSYGGGSTGSYQLDSETVEQIRGLLAQGYQVGTEHVDRRRFRTGSWASCGTINSNQLSQVISAVEASLAEFSGEYVRLIGVDPRRRQRVLETIIQRPDGSVVSQSAGHSAGHSAGHSNYASTPSYGNGSSSNSGRVTSSKLGGDVVDQVRHLLASGHTIGSEHVDQRRFRTGSWQSCSPITTRNESEVVNALETCLANHPGEYVRLVGIDSKQKRRVLETIIQRP
- a CDS encoding carbon dioxide-concentrating mechanism protein CcmK; the protein is MAIAVGMIETLGFPAVVEAADAMVKAARVTLVGYEKIGSGRVTVIVRGDVSEVQASVSAGIDSVKRVNGGQVLSTHIIARPHENLEYVLPIRYTEAVEQFRESVSGIRPYNRP
- a CDS encoding EutN/CcmL family microcompartment protein; its protein translation is MQIAQVRGTVVSTHKEPSLRGAKLLLLQFIDADGRLLPKYEVAADWIGAGVDEWVLVSRGSAARQIDGNQSRPLDALVVGIIDTVSVDNRNLYSKREQDRSSFP